The following is a genomic window from Acidimicrobiia bacterium.
ATCGGCGGTCACGAGGCGCTCAATGTTGTCCCATTGCGCGGTGACAATGCGTAACTCGTTCCACGTCGTGGGGTCTTGCCGCGTGTCCACCACTACAACGCGCAGCGCGCTCAAGCGGACTGCGGCAATCTCTATGCGCTTCCGCGCTATCCGAGAGTCGCGCGAGATGACGACCCACCCGAGCGCACCGACCCGGGGAATCCAGATCGGGTCCCTTATCGCGGGACTCGTGATAGTGCAGGGTGGCCGCCCACGCCGGAGATCACCGGGATCGCCTGGGTATGTGACGTCATAGCGGGCCGCGACAAGGCTCTTGCCGAGTGCGAGCAGATCGGCGTCGACATAGAAGCGAATCGCTGGCACCGCACGCGCCGATCACGCCGCAGTGAGCAAGAGCGGCCAATCGGTTTCTTCGTAGTTCAGGGCAGCGACGACTTGCGCGATCGTCAACCCGTAGTCGTCGGCGAGAGCCTCGACGGGTTCGCCTGCCTTGGACTTGATCGCGAGGACTGCCGTGCTGATGCCGGCGACGCTGGGCATCCCGAACCGCACGTATGGGTCGATGACGATTGGGGCGTCCTTCCCCGCAGGTCGGAGTCGAGCTGCCTCCCCCGTCGGATCGTCGGGCGGCTCGAACTCGACGCGTGCGAGGAATCGTTCGGCGATACCCGCGAGAACTCCCTGTCCGGTGGTCGGTTCGATGAGACCGGGTCGAAGCTCGAGCTCGAGGCCCGTCCGCTCTCCCGCTTCGAGGAGCAGCCGTCGGCCGGGGCCGACCCATGGCCGTGCCGTCGCAAGCGGGTACGGAGCCCCCAGCTCCTCCCGAAGCAGCGTGATGAAGTCGCGAAGCCTCCAGAGCCTGACTCTCAGTCCCTTGCGATAGCCCGCTAGATAGCCGGCTTCGACGAGCTCGCCCCACGTGACGACATTCGAGCCCGTTGGCTCGGGCCGAAGAACCGGGGCGTAGAGGCGCCCACCACGCTCCCCACCCTCAAGCCACCATCTGAGAGTGGAATCGGGGATACGCAGCACCTCGGCGGCGACAGAGACTTCATAGAGGTCGACGCCGAGCACGGAGGGCGACGGGGAGTCCACGACATTGATGCTAGGCAGGGGCTGAGACACCAAGCGGTGATGTTCCGGCAGACGGCCCCCTACGGGTGCCCGCCGAGGCAGCTCATTCGCGTCTCGATGTCTCGTCCGTCGCCGATCGACACGACGTCTC
Proteins encoded in this region:
- a CDS encoding DUF433 domain-containing protein, with the translated sequence MDSPSPSVLGVDLYEVSVAAEVLRIPDSTLRWWLEGGERGGRLYAPVLRPEPTGSNVVTWGELVEAGYLAGYRKGLRVRLWRLRDFITLLREELGAPYPLATARPWVGPGRRLLLEAGERTGLELELRPGLIEPTTGQGVLAGIAERFLARVEFEPPDDPTGEAARLRPAGKDAPIVIDPYVRFGMPSVAGISTAVLAIKSKAGEPVEALADDYGLTIAQVVAALNYEETDWPLLLTAA